One region of Streptomyces sp. CG4 genomic DNA includes:
- a CDS encoding helix-turn-helix domain-containing protein produces the protein MSIGKSPEDERPFRDESQEARVSVGHALKEARIAAGLTVDDVSSATRVRIAIVHAIEADDFTPCGGDVYARGHIRTLAKAVHLDPTPLIAQFDAEHGGRPAPTPAAPLFEAERIRPERRGPNWTAAMVAAIVVVIGFVGFTMVKGGDSGSDAKSQVAEGSTPAASKSASAPPKKDKPAAPSTEPSDSAIAAAPQDKVTVQVSAPNGRSWISAKDHNGRMLFDGLLKKGESKTFQDSSKINLILGDAGAIELYVNGKKIDDNFQPGAVERLTYTKGDPVAG, from the coding sequence GTGTCCATCGGCAAATCCCCTGAAGACGAGCGTCCGTTCCGAGACGAGTCCCAGGAAGCCCGTGTCTCCGTGGGCCACGCCCTCAAGGAGGCGCGGATCGCGGCCGGGCTCACCGTGGACGACGTCAGCAGTGCCACTCGTGTCCGCATCGCCATCGTGCACGCCATCGAGGCGGACGACTTCACCCCGTGCGGCGGCGACGTGTACGCCCGCGGGCACATCCGTACGCTGGCCAAGGCCGTCCATCTCGATCCCACTCCCCTGATCGCCCAGTTCGACGCCGAGCACGGCGGGCGTCCCGCCCCCACCCCGGCAGCACCTCTGTTCGAGGCCGAGCGGATCCGGCCCGAGCGGCGCGGGCCCAACTGGACCGCGGCCATGGTCGCCGCGATCGTCGTCGTGATCGGTTTCGTCGGCTTCACCATGGTGAAGGGCGGCGACTCCGGAAGCGATGCGAAGTCGCAGGTCGCCGAGGGCAGCACGCCCGCCGCCAGCAAGTCGGCCTCCGCCCCGCCGAAGAAGGACAAGCCCGCCGCACCGAGCACCGAACCCTCCGACAGCGCCATCGCGGCGGCGCCCCAGGACAAGGTGACCGTCCAGGTCAGTGCGCCCAACGGACGCAGCTGGATCTCGGCCAAGGACCACAACGGCCGGATGCTCTTCGACGGGCTGCTCAAGAAGGGCGAGTCCAAGACCTTCCAGGACAGCTCCAAGATCAACCTGATCCTCGGCGACGCCGGCGCGATCGAGCTGTACGTCAACGGCAAGAAGATCGACGACAACTTCCAGCCGGGCGCCGTGGAGCGCCTGACCTACACGAAGGGCGATCCGGTAGCGGGCTGA
- a CDS encoding DNA translocase FtsK → MASRPSAAKKQPAKKAAAPSKAPAKKAAAKKAAAKKAPAKKAPARKAAPKPAPSPTGGVYRLVRALWLGVAHAVGALFRGIGRGAKNLDPAHRKDGIALLLFGIALIVAAGTWANLKGPVGDLVEILVTGAFGRLDLLVPILLAVIAVRFIRHPEQPEANGRIVIGLSALVIGVLGQVHIACGSPARSDGMQAIRDAGGLIGWAAATPLTYTMTDVLAVPLLALLTIFGLLVVTATPVNAIPQRLRALGVRLGVLHDHEAEDFSEDDERYDEQWREALPARPRKRSSAPKSYDPDGAEEEALSQRRGRPRRSAVPQPDPQRQMDAVDVAAAAAAALDGAVLHGMPPSPLVADLTQGVSIGDREETTPVPTPAPAPSPVPAARPKQEQIQPGTVPDLTKKAPEEPRDLPPRAEQLQLAGDITYALPSLDLLTRGGPGKARSEANDAVVASLTQVFTEFKVDAAVTGFTRGPTVTRYEVELGPAVKVERITALTKNIAYAVASPDVRIISPIPGKSAVGIEIPNTDREMVNLGDVLRLAESAEDDDPMLVAFGKDVEGGYVMHSLAKMPHMLVAGATGSGKSSCINCLITSVMIRATPEDVRMILVDPKRVELTAYEGIPHLITPIITNPKRAAEALQWVVREMDLRYDDLAAYGYRHIDDFNQAVRDGKAKPPEGSERELQPYPYLLVIVDELADLMMVAPRDVEDSIVRITQLARAAGIHLVLATQRPSVDVVTGLIKANVPSRLAFATSSLADSRVILDQPGAEKLIGKGDGLFLPMGANKPTRMQGAFVTEAEVAAVVQHCKDQMTPVFRDDVTVGTKQKKEIDEDIGDDLDLLCQAAELVVSTQFGSTSMLQRKLRVGFAKAGRLMDLMESRNIVGPSEGSKARDVLVKPDELDGVLALIRGEE, encoded by the coding sequence ATGGCCTCACGTCCCTCCGCAGCCAAGAAGCAGCCCGCGAAGAAGGCGGCCGCTCCCTCGAAGGCTCCGGCGAAGAAGGCCGCAGCGAAGAAGGCGGCGGCCAAGAAGGCGCCTGCCAAAAAGGCACCGGCCAGGAAGGCCGCGCCGAAGCCGGCACCCAGCCCCACCGGGGGCGTGTACAGGCTCGTGCGCGCCCTCTGGCTCGGTGTCGCGCACGCCGTCGGCGCCCTCTTCCGCGGCATAGGCCGGGGCGCGAAGAACCTCGACCCGGCCCATCGCAAGGACGGCATCGCACTGCTCCTGTTCGGCATCGCCCTGATCGTCGCCGCCGGCACCTGGGCCAACCTCAAGGGCCCCGTCGGCGACCTCGTGGAGATCCTCGTCACCGGCGCCTTCGGCCGGCTCGACCTCCTGGTCCCGATACTGCTCGCGGTGATCGCCGTACGGTTCATCCGGCACCCGGAGCAGCCGGAGGCCAACGGCCGGATCGTGATCGGCCTGTCCGCGCTCGTCATCGGGGTGCTCGGCCAGGTCCACATCGCCTGCGGCTCGCCCGCGCGCAGCGACGGCATGCAGGCCATAAGGGACGCCGGCGGCCTCATCGGCTGGGCGGCGGCCACCCCGCTGACGTACACCATGACCGATGTCCTCGCCGTACCCCTGCTGGCGCTGCTGACGATCTTCGGCCTGCTCGTGGTGACCGCCACCCCGGTCAACGCCATCCCGCAGCGACTGCGCGCGCTCGGCGTACGCCTGGGCGTGCTGCACGACCACGAGGCGGAGGACTTCAGCGAGGACGACGAGCGCTACGACGAGCAGTGGCGCGAAGCGCTGCCCGCGCGCCCCCGCAAGCGCTCGTCCGCCCCCAAGTCGTACGACCCCGACGGCGCCGAGGAAGAGGCCCTCTCGCAGCGCCGCGGCCGCCCCAGGCGCTCCGCGGTGCCCCAGCCGGATCCGCAGCGCCAGATGGACGCCGTGGACGTCGCCGCGGCCGCCGCCGCGGCGCTCGACGGCGCGGTGCTGCACGGCATGCCGCCCTCGCCGCTGGTCGCCGACCTCACCCAGGGCGTCAGCATCGGCGACCGCGAGGAGACGACTCCGGTACCGACCCCCGCGCCCGCGCCGTCCCCGGTGCCGGCCGCGCGCCCCAAGCAGGAGCAAATCCAGCCCGGGACCGTCCCCGACCTGACCAAGAAGGCCCCCGAGGAGCCCCGCGACCTGCCGCCGCGCGCGGAGCAGCTCCAGCTCGCCGGGGACATCACCTACGCGCTGCCGTCGCTGGACCTGCTCACGCGCGGCGGTCCTGGCAAGGCGCGCAGCGAGGCCAACGACGCGGTCGTCGCCTCGCTCACCCAGGTCTTCACCGAGTTCAAGGTGGACGCGGCCGTCACCGGTTTCACCCGCGGCCCGACGGTCACCCGCTACGAGGTCGAGCTCGGCCCGGCCGTGAAGGTCGAGCGGATCACCGCGCTGACCAAGAACATCGCGTACGCCGTCGCCAGCCCGGACGTGCGGATCATCAGCCCCATCCCCGGCAAGTCCGCGGTCGGCATCGAGATCCCGAACACCGACCGGGAGATGGTCAACCTCGGCGACGTGCTGCGCCTCGCGGAGTCCGCCGAGGACGACGATCCGATGCTGGTCGCCTTCGGCAAGGACGTCGAGGGCGGGTACGTGATGCACTCGCTGGCGAAGATGCCGCACATGCTGGTCGCGGGCGCCACCGGCTCCGGCAAGTCGTCCTGCATCAACTGCCTGATCACCTCGGTCATGATCCGGGCGACTCCCGAGGACGTCCGGATGATCCTCGTGGACCCCAAACGCGTCGAACTGACCGCGTACGAGGGCATCCCGCACCTGATCACGCCGATCATCACCAACCCCAAGCGGGCCGCCGAGGCGCTGCAGTGGGTCGTCCGCGAGATGGACCTGCGCTACGACGACCTCGCGGCCTACGGCTACCGGCACATCGACGACTTCAACCAGGCGGTGCGCGACGGCAAGGCCAAGCCGCCGGAGGGCAGCGAGCGGGAGCTGCAGCCGTACCCGTATCTGCTGGTGATCGTCGACGAGCTGGCCGACCTGATGATGGTCGCCCCCCGGGACGTCGAGGACTCGATCGTGCGCATCACACAGCTCGCGCGCGCGGCCGGCATCCACCTGGTGCTCGCCACCCAGCGCCCCTCGGTCGACGTGGTCACCGGTCTGATCAAGGCCAACGTGCCCTCCCGGCTGGCCTTCGCGACCTCCTCGCTCGCCGACTCCCGGGTCATCCTCGACCAGCCCGGCGCCGAGAAGCTGATCGGCAAGGGCGACGGCCTGTTCCTGCCGATGGGCGCGAACAAGCCGACCCGTATGCAGGGCGCGTTCGTCACCGAGGCCGAGGTCGCGGCCGTCGTCCAGCACTGCAAGGACCAGATGACGCCGGTCTTCCGGGACGACGTCACGGTCGGCACCAAGCAGAAGAAGGAGATCGACGAGGACATCGGCGACGACCTGGACCTGCTGTGCCAGGCGGCCGAACTGGTCGTCTCCACCCAGTTCGGGTCGACCTCCATGCTCCAGCGCAAGCTGCGCGTCGGCTTCGCCAAGGCCGGGCGGCTCATGGACCTCATGGAGTCCCGCAACATCGTGGGGCCGAGCGAGGGCTCCAAGGCACGTGACGTTCTTGTGAAGCCTGATGAGCTGGACGGCGTGCTCGCGCTGATTCGGGGGGAGGAATAG
- the rimO gene encoding 30S ribosomal protein S12 methylthiotransferase RimO, translating into MPERRTVALVTLGCARNEVDSEELAGRLEADGWQLVEDAADADVAVVNTCGFVEAAKKDSVDALLEANDLKDHGRTQAVVAVGCMAERYGKELAEALPEADGVLGFDDYADISDRLQTILSGGIHAAHTPRDRRKLLPISPAERQESAAAVALPGHGPADLPQGVAPASGPRAPLRRRLDGSPVASVKLASGCDRRCSFCAIPSFRGSFISRRPSDVLNETRWLAEQGVTEIMLVSENNTSYGKDLGDIRLLESLLPELAEVDGIERVRVSYLQPAEMRPGLIDVLTSTPKVAPYFDLSFQHSAPGVLRAMRRFGDTDRFLDLLDTIRAKAPEAGVRSNFIVGFPGESEADLAELERFLNGARLDAIGVFGYSDEEGTEAATYDDKLDEDVVAERLARVSRLAEELVSQRAEERVGESVRVLVESVDEEEGVYGRAAHQAPETDGQVLLTSGAGLTVGRMVEAKVVGTEGVDLVAEPLTGSLGCSEEAGR; encoded by the coding sequence ATGCCTGAACGCCGTACCGTCGCACTCGTCACTCTTGGCTGCGCCCGTAACGAGGTGGACTCGGAGGAGCTCGCAGGCCGTTTGGAGGCGGACGGCTGGCAGCTCGTCGAGGACGCCGCGGACGCCGATGTCGCCGTGGTCAACACGTGTGGCTTCGTGGAGGCCGCGAAGAAGGACTCCGTCGACGCCCTCCTCGAGGCCAACGACCTCAAGGACCATGGGAGAACCCAGGCCGTCGTGGCGGTGGGCTGCATGGCCGAGCGGTACGGCAAGGAGCTGGCCGAGGCGCTGCCCGAGGCCGACGGCGTGCTCGGCTTCGACGACTACGCGGACATCTCCGACCGCCTGCAGACCATCCTGTCCGGCGGCATCCACGCCGCCCACACCCCGCGGGACCGCCGCAAACTGCTGCCGATCAGCCCCGCCGAGCGGCAGGAATCGGCCGCCGCGGTCGCGCTGCCCGGCCACGGCCCGGCCGACCTCCCGCAGGGCGTCGCGCCCGCCTCCGGCCCGCGCGCACCCCTGCGCCGCCGCCTGGACGGCTCACCGGTCGCCTCGGTGAAGCTCGCTTCCGGCTGCGACCGGCGCTGCTCCTTCTGCGCCATCCCGTCCTTCCGTGGCTCATTCATCTCCCGCCGCCCCAGCGACGTGCTGAACGAGACCCGCTGGCTGGCCGAGCAGGGTGTGACGGAGATCATGCTCGTCTCCGAGAACAACACCTCCTACGGCAAGGACCTGGGCGACATCCGCCTGCTGGAGTCCCTGCTGCCGGAGCTGGCCGAGGTCGACGGCATCGAGCGGGTCCGCGTGAGCTATCTGCAGCCGGCCGAGATGCGCCCGGGACTCATCGACGTCCTGACCTCGACCCCCAAGGTCGCCCCGTACTTCGACCTGTCCTTCCAGCACTCCGCGCCCGGCGTGCTGCGCGCCATGCGCCGCTTCGGCGACACCGACCGGTTCCTCGATCTGCTCGACACGATTCGCGCCAAGGCCCCCGAGGCCGGCGTGCGCTCCAACTTCATCGTCGGCTTCCCCGGCGAGAGCGAGGCGGACCTGGCCGAGCTGGAGCGCTTCCTGAACGGCGCCCGCCTGGACGCCATCGGCGTCTTCGGCTACTCCGACGAGGAGGGCACGGAAGCGGCGACGTACGACGACAAGCTGGACGAGGACGTCGTGGCCGAGCGCCTGGCGCGGGTGTCCCGGCTGGCCGAGGAGCTCGTCTCGCAGCGCGCCGAGGAGCGCGTCGGCGAATCGGTACGCGTGCTGGTCGAGTCGGTCGACGAGGAAGAGGGCGTCTACGGCCGCGCCGCGCACCAGGCGCCCGAGACCGATGGCCAGGTGCTGCTCACGAGCGGCGCGGGCCTCACCGTCGGACGTATGGTCGAGGCGAAGGTGGTCGGTACGGAAGGTGTCGACCTGGTGGCCGAGCCGCTGACCGGTTCGCTC
- a CDS encoding response regulator, giving the protein MVQKAKILLVDDRPENLLALEAILSALDQTLVRASSGEEALKALLTDDFAVILLDVQMPGMDGFETAAHIKRRERTRDIPIIFLTAINHGPHHTFRGYAAGAVDYISKPFDPWVLRAKVSVFVELYMKNCQLREQAALLRLQLEGGGKGAVGGKESAGLLAELSARLAAVEEQAEALSKQLDDDSADAAAVATAAHLERKLTGLRRALDALEPGAGPSGSSVPVQN; this is encoded by the coding sequence ATGGTGCAGAAGGCCAAGATCCTCCTGGTCGATGACCGGCCGGAGAATCTGCTGGCGCTGGAGGCGATCCTCTCGGCGCTCGATCAGACGCTGGTGCGGGCATCGTCCGGGGAGGAAGCACTCAAGGCACTGCTCACGGACGATTTCGCGGTCATTCTGCTGGATGTCCAGATGCCGGGCATGGACGGCTTCGAGACCGCCGCGCACATCAAGCGGCGCGAGCGGACCCGGGACATCCCGATCATCTTCCTGACGGCGATCAACCACGGCCCGCACCACACCTTCCGGGGCTACGCGGCGGGTGCGGTCGACTACATCTCCAAGCCGTTCGACCCGTGGGTGCTGCGCGCGAAGGTCTCGGTCTTCGTCGAGCTGTACATGAAGAACTGCCAGCTGCGCGAGCAGGCGGCACTGCTGCGGCTGCAGTTGGAGGGCGGCGGCAAGGGCGCGGTCGGCGGCAAGGAGTCCGCCGGGCTGCTCGCCGAGCTGTCCGCGCGGCTCGCGGCCGTCGAGGAGCAGGCCGAGGCGCTGTCCAAGCAGCTGGACGACGATTCGGCGGACGCGGCCGCGGTGGCCACGGCGGCCCATCTGGAGCGCAAACTCACCGGGTTGCGGCGCGCACTGGACGCCCTGGAGCCGGGCGCGGGCCCGAGCGGTTCCTCGGTGCCGGTGCAGAACTGA